Genomic segment of Bos taurus isolate L1 Dominette 01449 registration number 42190680 breed Hereford chromosome X, ARS-UCD2.0, whole genome shotgun sequence:
ATTGTCTTGGATGCCTTCTGTTGTCAAGCActcattcatacattcatttaGTCATCTACCAAATCTTAAATGAGGGTCAACTATATGCTGGTCACCTTCTAGGTGGGGGGGTCCAATAGTGAATAAAGTAATATCTCTCTTCTCTTGGAGCTTGCAGTCTAATGAGGAAAAGAGACCAGAAACAAATGAATACATGATGTttggtggaaaaaagaaaatccgtTCAAGATAAGAAGAGTAGACAGTGATGGTTTGTGCTTTTGGAGAATGTGGTCAGGGAAGACTCTTTGGGGAAGTTAACATTAGTACACCAACACCAGTGAAGTGAGACAGAGGCATGTAGATTTTAGTAGTATTGTAAGCAGAGAGAACAGATAGTGCCAAGCCTAGTCTGAGGGATATATACCTCAGGGGTATATAGCAAAGATGCTGGTGTGGATCAAGGTTGGGTAGTGAGAGTGCTAGGAAGTGATAtctgacagttcagttcagtcgctcagtcgtgtccaactctttgcgaccccataaactgcagcacgccaggccttcctgtccatcaccatctcccggagttcactcaaacccatgtccgtcgagtcaatgacgccatccaactatctcatcctctgtcatccccttctccccctgccctcaacctttcccagcatcagggtcttttccagtgagtcagctgtttgcatcaggtggccaaagtattggagtttcagcttcaaaatcagtcctaccaatgaacacccaggactgatctcctttaggatggcctggttggatctccttgcagtccaaggggctctcaagagtcttctccaataccacagttcaaaagcatcaattcttcagtgctcagctttctttatagttcaaattctcacatccatacatgatcactgaaaaaaccatagccttgactagatggacctttgttggcaaagtaatgtctctgcttttgaatatgctgcctaggttggtcataactttccttccaaggtgtaagcatcttattaatttcatggctgcagtcaccatctgcagtgattttggagcccagaaaaataaagtcagccactgtttccactgttttcccatctatttgccatgaagtgatgggaccagatgccatgatcttagttttctgaatgttgagctttaagccaactttttcactctccactttcactttcatcaagaggctctttagttcttcttcactttctgccataagggtggtgtcatctgcatatctgaggttattgatatttctcctggcaatcttgattccagcttgtgcttcttccagcccagcgtttctcatgatgtactctgcatataagttaaataagcagggtgacaatatacagccttgacgtactccttttcctatttggaaccagtctgttgttccatgtccagttctaaccgttgcttcctgacctgcatacagatttctcaagaggcaggtcaagtggtctggtattcccatctctttcagaattttccacaaatcTGAGAGTTAGCTGGGGACTAAATTATGTAGAGTTTTTATAGGCTTTGTTAAGCTTTATACTGTGACAAGGGAAAGCCTATGTTGGGTTTTGAGTGAGAGTGATATgatctgatttatttttaaaggctctTTTTCACTGCCAGGTGCCAACAGTTCTGTTTGGGGTAATTCCCTCAGGCATGATAATGACCTTCAGCATCGGAAAATTCAAACTTTGGATCAAACTGTCAAATATCAGAAAGCCTTCTACAAGAGAATGAGCTTTGTTGGACACAAAAGAACACACACAGGAGAAAGAAACTttgaatgtaatgaatgtgggaaaACTTACTGCAGGAAATCAAACCTTATTGAACATCTGAGAATACACACAGGGGAGAGACCCTATAAATGTGGTGAATGTGCAAAAACCTTTAGTGCAAGATCATACCTCATTGCTCATCAGAAAactcacacaggagagaagccctTTGAATGTGATGAATGTGGAAAATCTTTTGGCAGGAAGTCACAACTCATTCTACATCAGAGAACACACACAGGAGAGAGACCCTATGAATGTACTGAGTGTGGGAAAACCTTTTCTGAGAAGGCAACCCTCATGATTCATCAGAGAACTCACACAGgggagaaaccctatgaatgtggCGAATGTGGGAAAACATTTCGTGTTAAGATATCTCTTACTCAACATGAGCGAACTCACACGGgggagaaaccctatgaatgtggTGCTTGTGGGAAAAACTTTGGTGCAAAAAAATCCCTAAACCAACATCAAAGAATTCATACAGGTGAGAAACCCTATAAATGTGGTGAATGTGGGAAATTTTTCAGATTGAAGATGACTCTGAATAATCACCAGAGAACTCATACGGGTGAAAAACCCTACCAGTGTAATGAATGTGGGAAATCTTTCAGTGTGCATTCATCTCTTGGAATACATCAGCGaattcacacaggagagaaaccttatgaatgtaaCAAATGTGGTAATGCCTTCTATGTCAAAGCACGCCTCATTGAACATCAGAGAATGCATTCAGGAgaaaaaccctatgaatgtagTGATTGTGGAAAAATCTTCAGTATGAAGAAATCCCTTTGTCAACACCAGAGaactcacacaggagagaaacttTGTGAATGAAGAAATGCCTTCTCTGTGAAAGTATGCCTCATTAACACAGGAGAGACCCTTTGAATGCCAAGAATGTGGGAAAGCTTTCTGGCAGAAGGCACACCTCacagaacatcagagaactcactTAGGCCAGCCCTTGCCGTGTACTGTGGAGAAAGCTTCTCTAAGAAGATTCCCCTCACCATTTGATCAAGCCCTTTGGGCCATCTGATTACTGGGGCACACAGAGTATACCTGTAACAATATGGCTCCTGCCTTGGTGTGAAAATTGTCCTGATCCCCTTAGGGAGTGGCTCATTGTTGTTTGCATTTCATTTGGATTTCCGTAATTAGTGGTTGAGAATCAGCTTACCTGTCGACTGGTCAttgttatatttcttctgtgCAGTGACTGTTCATATCCTTTGCTCATTGTTTTCTCATAGGCTGTCTTTTACTTCTTGGTTTAAATGTTGTTTtccttgttctttaaaaaaaatatgagaacATAAAAATCCCTTTTCAGTCATTTGTGTTTCAGATATCTCCTCTCAGTCTGTGACTGGTTCTTTAATTTTGTTAACTCTTTTCTTCTGCCTaggttttatgtttttatgttatCAGTTTCAAGGTGATAATATTCTCCTATACTTTCCTCTAAAGTGAAGGTTTCATTTTCAACATTGAAAATTTTAATCTACCCTAAGTTTTTTCTGTATAATATGAAGTCTCCAATATAtaatgctatattttaaaaactttacatCAGTAGTATTACACTATTTTTGTTTATGCAGCTTGctttttttcatgaaatgttacctttccAAGATCTATCCATGTTGGTAAATATAGctctggtttatttatttatctctccATTCCCCTAGTGAAAggcatttgtatcatttctgtgTTTAGTATTTAAATCTAGAAATGGCAATGATGGGTCATAGGGTGTAGGCAGTATGCCAGTTATTAATCTATTGTGCCCCAGTTCCAAACCTGCCCTTCTATACTGGGACTTTGTGATGCTGGGGCCATGACTCTATAGAACACATTCCTGTCTTGCCAGCTGCTATTCGCTGTTGGGTCTTGCCAATAAGAGATATGAAATATAAATGTTGAGCCTATGGAAGGAAGAAGGGActtgctcttttttttatttcaattccaGTTGGCTCCCTGTTTATCTGAGTATCAGCCCAGCATTGCTTCTTCACTTGGGCAGCAGCACATCCTCATGGTAGCAGCAGTTTAATCCAGTTTGCACTTTCCCAGTACTAACAGCTCTATGGTACTGCATCCCCTCAGAGACACTTGCAACATCTGGGTAGTGCCACCTCCTTAGAACTATGAATCTCAGTCACATGTGACCCCACTTACAACCTTCTATTTTTAGTAATTCCAACTTCTTCCCTTTTTACCCTAGCCCCACTGCTTTCTGCAGTTGCTGAGTCC
This window contains:
- the ZNF157 gene encoding LOW QUALITY PROTEIN: zinc finger protein 157 (The sequence of the model RefSeq protein was modified relative to this genomic sequence to represent the inferred CDS: inserted 2 bases in 1 codon; substituted 1 base at 1 genomic stop codon), with the translated sequence MEAAGSSIYFDCSPYTHTSPALEGGLVSRVNMPANRKSPQRFPALVPGQPGGSFEGSVSFEDVAVDFTRQEWHTLDLAQRTMHRDVMLENYSNLASVGLCVAKPEMIFKLERGEELWILEEESSDNGYTGSFSLPGANSSVWGNSLRHDNDLQHRKIQTLDQTVKYQKAFYKRMSFVGHKRTHTGERNFECNECGKTYCRKSNLIEHLRIHTGERPYKCGECAKTFSARSYLIAHQKTHTGEKPFECDECGKSFGRKSQLILHQRTHTGERPYECTECGKTFSEKATLMIHQRTHTGEKPYECGECGKTFRVKISLTQHERTHTGEKPYECGACGKNFGAKKSLNQHQRIHTGEKPYKCGECGKFFRLKMTLNNHQRTHTGEKPYQCNECGKSFSVHSSLGIHQRIHTGEKPYECNKCGNAFYVKARLIEHQRMHSGEKPYECSDCGKIFSMKKSLCQHQRTHTGEKLCEXRNAFSVKVCLIXTQERPFECQECGKAFWQKAHLTEHQRTHLGQPLPCTVEKASLRRFPSPFDQALWAI